The following proteins are encoded in a genomic region of Natrinema sp. DC36:
- a CDS encoding alanine--glyoxylate aminotransferase family protein, with protein MSKKREYRDDYPDKTLYIPGPTEVREDVLEAMCEPMFGHRMDRMTDLYTTIVEDTKEFLGTDNEVIILTGSGTEFMESSLLNLVDEDVLCTTCGSFSERQANVAERLGKSVDTLEYEWGQAVKPEDVRERLEESETAYDAVTCVMNESSTGVRNPIEEIGDVVADYPDTYFIVDAVSALGGDLVDIDEHEIDVIFTSVQKAFAMPPGLAVCVVNDDAYERELEKDSASWYGGFQRSLDYYDRKGQTHSTPAIPVMLAYREQMKHMLEEGHDARDQRHREMAEYTREWAREHFDMFPEAGYESQTVACIENTQGIDVAETIETVSAEYDMVFSNGYGSQLGEKTFRIGHMGEHDLESITELTDAIEDVADL; from the coding sequence GTGAGCAAGAAACGCGAATACAGGGACGACTATCCCGACAAGACGCTGTACATCCCGGGCCCGACCGAGGTACGCGAGGACGTCCTCGAGGCGATGTGCGAGCCGATGTTCGGCCACCGAATGGACCGAATGACCGACCTCTACACCACCATCGTCGAGGACACGAAGGAGTTCCTCGGCACCGACAACGAGGTCATCATCCTCACGGGGTCGGGGACCGAGTTCATGGAGAGCTCGCTCCTCAACCTCGTCGACGAGGACGTCCTCTGTACGACCTGCGGGAGCTTCAGCGAACGACAGGCCAACGTGGCCGAGCGATTGGGGAAGTCCGTCGACACGCTCGAGTACGAGTGGGGTCAGGCGGTCAAACCCGAGGACGTGCGCGAGCGCCTCGAGGAGAGCGAGACGGCGTACGACGCCGTCACCTGCGTGATGAACGAGAGTTCGACTGGCGTCCGCAACCCGATCGAGGAGATCGGTGACGTCGTCGCCGACTATCCGGACACCTACTTTATCGTCGACGCCGTCTCCGCGCTCGGCGGCGACCTCGTCGATATCGACGAGCACGAGATCGACGTCATCTTCACGTCGGTTCAGAAGGCCTTCGCCATGCCACCCGGCCTCGCCGTCTGTGTCGTCAACGACGACGCCTACGAGCGGGAACTCGAGAAGGACTCGGCGTCGTGGTACGGCGGCTTCCAGCGCTCGCTGGACTACTACGACCGGAAGGGACAGACCCACTCCACGCCGGCGATTCCGGTCATGCTCGCCTACCGCGAGCAGATGAAACACATGCTCGAGGAGGGCCACGACGCCCGCGACCAGCGCCACCGCGAGATGGCCGAGTACACCCGCGAGTGGGCCCGCGAGCACTTCGATATGTTCCCAGAGGCGGGCTACGAATCCCAGACGGTGGCCTGCATCGAGAACACGCAGGGGATCGACGTCGCCGAGACGATCGAGACCGTCTCCGCGGAGTACGACATGGTCTTTTCAAATGGCTACGGCTCCCAACTCGGCGAAAAGACGTTCCGCATCGGCCACATGGGCGAACACGACCTCGAGTCCATCACAGAATTGACTGACGCCATCGAAGACGTCGCCGATCTGTAA
- a CDS encoding plastocyanin/azurin family copper-binding protein has product MAQDNPVSRRTALKITGAAASTALVAGCSGGNGDGNGNGNGNGEDSGAVAIEPGETIMFKATTNNTWEGKSPSGIEGQENPTIELTEGKSYTIGWDENAGSAKHNIALYSEGSPYEGNKTEQTAEPGDSQTIEFTASTNIDEYACVPHYGSGMKGTIKITEGSSGSGSGSGNESNSSNSSSE; this is encoded by the coding sequence ATGGCACAAGACAACCCAGTTTCGCGGCGGACAGCACTGAAGATCACGGGCGCGGCCGCATCGACGGCGCTCGTCGCCGGCTGTAGCGGTGGTAACGGAGACGGAAACGGTAACGGCAACGGTAACGGTGAGGACAGCGGTGCCGTGGCGATCGAACCCGGCGAGACGATTATGTTTAAGGCCACGACCAATAACACGTGGGAGGGCAAATCCCCATCCGGAATCGAAGGCCAAGAGAACCCCACTATCGAGCTTACTGAGGGTAAGTCGTACACCATCGGCTGGGACGAGAACGCGGGCAGCGCCAAACACAACATCGCGCTCTATAGCGAGGGGTCCCCGTACGAGGGGAACAAAACCGAGCAAACGGCTGAGCCCGGCGACAGCCAGACTATCGAGTTCACGGCCAGCACCAACATCGACGAATACGCCTGTGTTCCGCACTACGGGTCGGGAATGAAGGGCACGATCAAAATCACGGAGGGCAGCAGCGGCAGCGGAAGCGGCAGCGGCAACGAGTCTAACTCGTCCAACTCGTCCAGCGAGTAA
- a CDS encoding MFS transporter yields the protein MHSSDRDRAVLAALVFAVLFSQVLLYPGVATLVAALGADATGSAFAATPLDASMWFLVAEFAAYVTFVGVWGVASDATGRRTPFIVASAVAGAVGYAALAAVPAVGSIPFEGVLLLRVFQGAMTIGAFSLTMTMLMDLEGGHGRNMGAAGIAIGLGAALGAPIGGQLTEVDPIAPLLVAAGLLVFVGIAVSLVEDRTPDERRSARALVNGIRRRPTLSIPFAFGFVDRLTAGFFALVGTLYFQEAFGLDAGTTGLMLACFFAPFALLQYPMGALSDRIGRTIPIVVGSLCYGGGILLVGASPSVATAAIAMVGVGVLGALVAPATMALVTDLADESERGIAMAGFNLAGSLGFLAGFLLGGTVASSYGYGTAFLVVGGLEIAIAVVTVPLFLRLPLEATDRVRSSDRGDA from the coding sequence GTGCACTCGAGTGATCGCGATCGGGCCGTGCTCGCCGCCCTCGTCTTCGCGGTGTTGTTCTCGCAGGTGTTGCTCTATCCGGGCGTGGCGACGCTCGTGGCGGCGCTGGGTGCGGACGCGACGGGTTCGGCGTTCGCGGCGACGCCGCTCGACGCGAGCATGTGGTTTCTGGTCGCCGAGTTCGCCGCCTACGTCACGTTCGTCGGCGTTTGGGGTGTCGCGAGCGACGCGACCGGCCGCCGGACGCCGTTCATCGTCGCCAGCGCCGTCGCCGGTGCCGTCGGCTACGCCGCTCTCGCCGCCGTCCCCGCGGTGGGATCGATTCCCTTCGAGGGCGTGCTCCTCCTGCGGGTCTTTCAGGGCGCGATGACCATCGGCGCGTTCTCCCTGACGATGACCATGCTGATGGACCTCGAGGGCGGCCACGGCCGGAACATGGGCGCGGCGGGGATCGCCATCGGGCTCGGGGCCGCCCTCGGTGCGCCGATCGGCGGCCAGCTAACGGAGGTCGACCCGATCGCACCGCTGCTCGTCGCCGCCGGCTTGCTCGTCTTCGTTGGCATCGCCGTCTCGCTCGTCGAGGACCGCACCCCCGACGAACGCCGGTCCGCTCGCGCGCTCGTCAACGGGATCCGCCGGCGGCCGACGCTGTCGATTCCGTTCGCCTTCGGCTTCGTCGATCGGCTCACGGCCGGCTTCTTCGCGCTCGTGGGAACGCTCTACTTCCAGGAGGCGTTCGGGCTCGACGCCGGAACGACCGGACTCATGCTGGCGTGCTTTTTCGCCCCCTTCGCCCTCCTGCAGTATCCGATGGGTGCCCTGTCGGATCGGATCGGTCGGACGATTCCGATCGTCGTCGGCTCGCTGTGTTACGGCGGCGGGATCCTCCTCGTCGGGGCCTCGCCGTCGGTCGCGACCGCCGCGATCGCGATGGTCGGCGTCGGCGTCCTCGGCGCGCTGGTGGCCCCCGCCACGATGGCGCTGGTCACCGACCTCGCCGACGAGAGCGAACGCGGGATCGCCATGGCCGGGTTCAATCTCGCCGGCAGCCTCGGCTTCCTCGCCGGCTTCCTCCTCGGCGGCACCGTCGCCAGCAGCTACGGCTACGGCACCGCCTTCCTCGTCGTCGGCGGCCTCGAGATCGCGATCGCCGTCGTCACGGTGCCACTGTTTTTGCGGCTCCCGCTCGAGGCGACCGATCGCGTTCGGTCGAGTGACCGTGGCGACGCCTGA
- a CDS encoding DUF6517 family protein — translation MTVTRRRLLAAGVTAGTGVVAGCTSLVEDSLSSKVATVSGTALDETGYGEHTVNEVVIERTVSRFGFDRTIEVRNWYAEYDRAIALDSFGLTRARAAVVAVLTTPQVSVLGKTFNPVGEYSTDELVELIQSRYDRLEVGRSVDEQSVSILGTERTLTRYEARARLISAGTSFDVFLQLSEPVAHGDDFVICVAVYPQVHGLETESGAVRTMLESLEHN, via the coding sequence ATGACAGTCACGCGTCGGCGATTACTCGCTGCGGGAGTCACCGCCGGAACGGGGGTCGTTGCCGGCTGTACGAGTCTCGTCGAGGATTCACTCTCGTCGAAAGTGGCGACCGTCTCCGGGACGGCGCTCGACGAAACCGGATACGGCGAACACACCGTCAACGAGGTCGTCATCGAGCGGACTGTCAGCCGGTTCGGGTTCGACCGGACTATCGAAGTCCGGAACTGGTACGCCGAGTACGATCGAGCGATCGCGCTCGATTCGTTCGGACTGACGCGCGCCCGGGCGGCGGTTGTCGCCGTCCTCACGACGCCGCAGGTATCTGTCCTCGGCAAGACGTTCAATCCCGTCGGCGAGTACTCGACGGACGAACTCGTCGAACTGATTCAGAGCCGATACGACCGACTCGAGGTCGGCCGGTCCGTCGACGAGCAATCGGTCTCTATTCTGGGAACCGAAAGGACGCTTACCCGGTACGAGGCGCGTGCACGATTGATTTCCGCCGGAACCTCGTTCGACGTCTTTTTGCAGCTCAGCGAGCCCGTCGCCCACGGCGACGATTTCGTGATCTGCGTCGCGGTCTATCCGCAGGTACACGGGCTCGAAACCGAGTCCGGTGCCGTTCGGACGATGCTCGAGTCGCTCGAGCACAACTGA
- a CDS encoding DsrE family protein, protein MQTVFHLIADEPAQRQTALTIAENLTKDDSVEISDIAIVAQADGIEPLTAGGDGSDTVESLLETGISVKACGNTLDLKDLAESDLVDGVETVPSGGGELTRLQNEGYAYIRP, encoded by the coding sequence ATGCAGACAGTTTTCCACCTCATCGCGGACGAACCGGCACAACGACAGACCGCACTCACGATCGCGGAGAACCTCACGAAAGACGACTCCGTCGAGATTAGCGACATCGCCATCGTCGCCCAAGCCGACGGGATCGAACCGCTGACGGCCGGCGGGGACGGCAGCGACACGGTCGAATCGCTGCTCGAGACGGGCATCTCGGTCAAGGCCTGCGGTAACACGCTCGACCTCAAAGACCTCGCGGAATCGGATCTCGTCGATGGCGTCGAAACCGTTCCCTCCGGTGGCGGCGAACTCACCCGGCTCCAAAACGAGGGCTACGCCTACATCCGTCCGTAG
- a CDS encoding O-acetylhomoserine aminocarboxypropyltransferase/cysteine synthase family protein gives MSDDASDGYNADSDAERGGRGLGTRSVHAGQSPDPETGAMAPPIYQTTSYVFEDADTAAARYALEDDGYIYSRIANPTVTTLEDRLADLEGGAGAVATGSGMAALDSAVLILAEAGDNVVCSTDTYGGTTAYFSKTASRRDIEPRFVPTLEYDAYEEAIDENTAFVHVETIGNPSLVTPDFERVAEVAHDNGVPLVVDNTFATPALCRPLEHGADVVWESTTKWLHGSGTTVGGVLVDGGSFPWSEHGYDEISGQNHAYHDVDFSRDFSDAPFAATARFRSLRSLGNQQSPFDAWQTLQGLESMPLRVEKHCENAAIVAEYLDDHEDVAWVTHPGLADHPTHDNATRYLEDFGGMVAFGLEEGFEAGKAFCENVELAQFLANIGDAKTLVIHPASTTHGQLSPEEREEAGVTADLVRMSVGIEDPADILADLEQAIEAATRACRGTGETR, from the coding sequence ATGAGCGACGACGCGAGCGACGGATACAACGCCGACTCCGATGCCGAACGCGGTGGGCGCGGGCTCGGAACGCGCAGCGTCCACGCCGGCCAGTCTCCCGATCCGGAGACCGGCGCGATGGCACCGCCGATCTACCAGACGACCTCCTACGTCTTCGAGGACGCCGACACGGCCGCCGCCCGCTACGCCCTCGAGGACGACGGCTACATCTACTCTCGTATCGCCAATCCGACCGTCACGACGCTCGAGGACCGCCTCGCCGACCTCGAGGGCGGTGCCGGCGCGGTCGCGACCGGAAGCGGCATGGCCGCGCTCGACTCCGCGGTGTTGATCCTCGCCGAGGCGGGCGACAACGTGGTTTGTTCGACCGATACCTACGGCGGAACCACCGCCTACTTCTCGAAAACGGCGAGTCGACGGGACATCGAACCGCGGTTCGTCCCCACCCTCGAGTACGACGCCTACGAGGAGGCCATCGACGAGAATACCGCATTCGTCCACGTCGAGACGATCGGCAACCCCTCCCTGGTCACGCCCGACTTCGAGCGCGTCGCCGAGGTCGCCCACGATAACGGCGTCCCGCTCGTCGTGGACAACACCTTCGCGACGCCGGCGCTCTGTCGGCCGCTCGAGCACGGGGCCGACGTCGTCTGGGAGTCGACGACCAAGTGGCTCCACGGCTCCGGCACGACCGTCGGCGGGGTGCTGGTCGACGGCGGCTCGTTCCCGTGGAGTGAACACGGCTACGACGAGATTTCGGGTCAGAATCACGCCTACCACGACGTCGACTTCTCGCGGGATTTTTCGGACGCACCGTTCGCGGCTACCGCCCGATTCCGTTCGCTGCGCAGTCTCGGCAACCAGCAGTCGCCGTTCGACGCCTGGCAGACCCTCCAGGGGCTCGAGTCCATGCCCCTGCGCGTCGAAAAGCACTGCGAGAACGCCGCCATCGTCGCGGAGTACCTCGACGACCACGAGGACGTCGCCTGGGTCACGCATCCCGGGCTCGCGGACCACCCCACTCACGACAACGCCACGCGGTATCTCGAGGACTTCGGTGGCATGGTCGCGTTCGGCCTCGAAGAAGGGTTCGAGGCGGGCAAGGCCTTCTGCGAGAACGTCGAACTCGCCCAGTTCCTCGCCAACATCGGCGACGCGAAGACGCTGGTCATCCACCCCGCGAGTACGACCCACGGTCAACTCTCGCCGGAAGAGCGCGAGGAAGCGGGCGTGACGGCCGACCTCGTGCGGATGTCGGTCGGGATCGAGGACCCCGCGGATATC